The window CACTTGTTTAAAGTATTACAAAAAGTGTAAAAGTCCTGTCAGTACTCAGTTTCTGCAGAGCTGCAGTGGATCATAAATCGCATTTTCGTGTTATCCATGTTTAATTATCTAAGGTTGTTGCTGAGAgtcgttttctacatctacatctacatccatactccgcaagctacctgacggctaTATCAAGGCGAAAACGAATGCTTCAGTTTAATACGTAGTTTTCCAAACCTGTATAatgtatcgaattaaaaaaaaaaaagcctcgacCCTTTTTTCCAGAGTGTGAGTAATACAGAGGCCCATAACTAATCatcaaagaacatgtaacacattaagaCAATGTGCGCGTAAGAATTTAGTAGTAAAAATTAAAATACCATACAAATCTGTTACAATAACGGAGGTTACCCAGGTTTGAGGTATCCATGAAGTCCATCCAGTGTATCAGACATTGACTTATATCCGAGCGCCCTCGCGAAATCCTTGCTGACCATAACAAGATCTGCCGTGGGTATCATTTCCAGACAATGGTCATGATAATGCTCGATTTCCAAAGACATCGGGATACGTCTTCGCTCTTCAGAATTCCATGCATGAATCCTTTTAACCATTTTCTTCAGCTGGTCGAAGTTTCTTGCCTCCACCAAAAATTGaaaacagaaaacaggaaattgAAAATAGAAAGAAGTAACATAGAAAATGTCTGTAATCATTCAGTTTCGCTTAATGAACTTTGCGCAATGCATTTTATGTTATGTGTCCCAATTTACGATACCTCCAGATGAATCCACGTATACCGCGACAAATCTATTTTAAGAAAAGCCTCATATGAAACCCAAGGCCAATCGCCACTGTGGTGCAGTATCGTTCGCGATCCATTCCTCTTATTAATTATACACGTCGACATAGGTAGTTCTTTGCCTTCTACAATCTCACATTGTTTCAGGTTGACACCATATGACTCCAGTTGCTCTGTGACAAAACtgtaataaaaagagaaaaaagtaaTTACAGGTTCTTGGATAAATAGTTCACATCAAGGAAACAAAATCTACTTAATTAAGATTATGTCCGCGCCTGTGCCATAATATATGAGTAACTAATGAATCAGTCTCAAGGTAGTCACAATAATTACTACTCTCGCTTGTGGTAGCTAATGAACAGTGGTGCTATAAATACGATCGGCTTAACACGTGAGCGTATACAGTATTCGCTTTAAGGCCACGGAGAGAACACCACTCGTTCTGTTTACCAGCTTTGGATTACGTAACGAAGGCTGATAGACCCTTCAATGTCGCCAACGAACAGCCTAAGCTCTAGTAGAACATTAATATGTTACGCCACGATTCTGCCTGGCGAAGTGCCAGGCTCTTGTGACCGACTCAGCAAAACGACGTCATAAAATTGGTGTTGAAAGTAGCTCAGTACCTTGGTGTACTGTAAAAAGAGCATGTATTCAGCACACGGACATTGCGAAAGTGAATGAACAGCGCTCGAACTGTGATGTTACCACTTGTTTAAAGTATTACAAAAAGTGAAAAAGTCCTGTCAGTACTCAGTTTCTGCAGAGCTGCAGTGGATCATAAATCGCATTTTCGTGTTATCCATGTTTAATTATCTAAGGTTGTTGCTGAGAgtcgttttctacatctacatctacatccatactccgcaagctacctgacggtgtgtggcggagggtactttgggtacctgtatcggttctcccttctattccagtctcatattgttcatggaaagaaagattgtcggtatgcctctgtgtgggctctaatctctttgactttatcctcatggtctgttcgcgagatacacgtaggagggagcaatatactgctcgactcctcggtgaaggtatgttctcgcaacttcaacaaaagcccgtaccgagctactgagcgtctctcctgcaaagtcttccactggagtttatatatcatctccgtaacgctttcgcgattactaaataatcctgtaacgaagtgcgctgctctccgttggatcttctctatctcttctaccaaccccatctggtacggatcccacactgctgagcaatattcaagcagtaaacgaacaattgtactgtaacctacttcctttgttttcggattgcatttccttaggattcttccaatgaatctcagtctggtatctgctttaccgacgattaactttatatgatcactccattttaaatcaatcctaatgcctactcccagataatttatggaataaactgcttccagttgctgacctggaaaATCTCCTCTGCACATCCCAGGACGCCAAAGATGCGTATTTGAAGGCGGCAAGGTAACATGTAGGCCAGTTTTTTTCATTGTATTCGAATGTTGTGGCATTCCCAGAAAGACTACCACTAATTTTGCACATTGCAGAATATCCTGGATTCCGCTGAATAATACTTCGCAGTTTGTTGTTCACTTTCtcagccacatgaccacgagctcgatacaactcactctgcacatgttgcacaatacccAGGGCGTTACACAGTGGAGTATCAGCAGCTTCCATTCGCGTGGTGGCTTTTGATACCAATGAAAAGTTGGCGTTGATATATCCCAAGTGTCCAGACAAGGTATTTGTAAAGACCTCTTTCACATATTTGAAGCGCTTGATTCGCCGCTATGAAGGCCACAAGAGTTCGTATTTATTttggtgtagttggtgcagtaatgcCCAGCTGCATAAGCCAAGAAGTCCATCGTGTAAGAACAGGCTTACCGGGAGGGGCAGTGAAATTGCTGTAATTACTGCACCTGTAGCAGAGCTTTCATGCAGATTTTCTTGCCACGGAAGATTAATTTGTTCATATAATTTGGCTGCACCTTTTCTGCAGCTCTGTGTAACGGATGGCCAAGGCAAGTGACGTATGCAATACTGGGGTAGAGAACCTGAAGCTCTAAGGCTGCCTTAGCCATGCACAAAGCCATGCACTAATACCAAAAAGTTGTCTCTGTTCATACCAATCGGCCACAGTAGCTTCATAGATTTGTCAGAAAAAATGCCAGAGAGCTTCACACGTTACGAGGACCATTTCTCCAGGCCCGTCAACTTTTGGAACACAAACAACAACGTTTGTAACACGTCGGTGGTTTCATCTAGACACGCAGACCTTTTGGTCAATAACACTATTTCGTATTTTGTTGAGCTCCTCCTCGTAGCACATGGATAACTAGTTATTTCTGAACGTAGATTCATCCTGAACTGggtgtgttgtgtacttctccaagagcTGTCTTATCCGCGGATTTTTCAGCTTACCCAATGGAATGTCGCAAGACGTCATCGTGTCAACAAGTCTTTCAAGGACGATTGCACGATTGAAAGTGGACCTGTTTGCTCAGATAATAGCGTTTTTCTGCTGTCATTTTCAGCGCTGCTGTTCATATTTCTCCTATGTTTGGCGGTATTAGAACGTTAATGCAAATTTAAGCGCTCTTCTACACTAACGTTAACTTCacatagtttacaaaataatattttcccgaGTTCATGCTGACGGAGCTCTTTAGTTTTAACATGTTGAATCAGACTGAGTATGTATTCAAACCGAATTGTGTGACCACGTGCGTAACGTTTATTATGTcggaagccgcctttgttggcttcgaGGCCACGCAACTACGACGTCCGTCAGcgagctgattagtgtgttaacgcTGCTTGTCTACTAGACTCCTGATGGATAAAGATATGTAGTAATTGTTGTGTTTATTCTCGTTTTACTAAGGCTTCAAGCCCCTCTTGATGTTCTTCCATGTTTGCGATTTAAAATTAGGTTGTTTTGAAAATTCGCCTTATGCAAACGCGGTTTATTTTGTATTTACCCAGATATGTTTCGACACTTACGCGCCATCTTCAGTggttcaaatttttatttcttaaaattacacCGCTACATAAACTGCATTATTACACATCTCTTTTTGTACTCTTTTTCGTCGTTTTtttacagcatgtcatctgcaaaatttcTTCGTCCTGTTACGTGTCAGGTTGGTGTCTCGATCAGCAGCTATTCAGTGCACTGTTTCCACACAGTTTTTCACATAACTTTTGATCACTGGTTCACCTCACATGCATttacacaaaatgtggcgaaatgtgatctGAGCAGACTCTTCTGACTCCATTTTCCTGAAgcgtgacaactattgaactatacgaaataaaatcgtcaaacTTGAATGGcgtgcattaggacgttcaaactgcgtgGTTGGCCGGAAGGCATTCTGGGAATTAGTAtgttttggtttagcgacaaaacccactttcatttgaatggattCGTCAATGAGTAAAATTGCCGCATTTGAGGAACTGAGAAGCCGCATTTCGCGATCAACAAATCTCTTCACCCTAAacaggtgattgtgtggtgtgcagtgtccagtcacgggataatcggtgcgatactccttgatggcacggtgattaccAACGTACATGAAGGTTTTAGAAgacaatttcatccccattatccaaagtgatcctgattgcgacaagatgtggttcgtgcaagacggagttcgacctcatcgaagcaggagaatgtttgatgtcctggaggagcactttggggaccgcattctggctctggggtaccaagagaccactggcatggacctcgatcgtCCGCCAATTCTCCGgatgtgaacacatgcgactcctttttgtggggcttttttaaagacaaggtgtacatcacCAACCTTAAAacgactgctgagctgaaaacagcattTCAGGTCAccgacagcgtcgatgttccgacacttcatcgGGTCATGCAAAATGTCGCTATTCGTCTGCCCCTTACCATCGCCCACGACGGCAGGCATATCcaacatgtcataacttaaatccgaatCTTTAGTGACGTTTAGAAGTTGAATAAAGTGTGGGTACGCCAtagtttctaactaatttacgttttcttttttttctaattgttcaataattgtcactaagTACCTATCAGCAGCAGTTTAATGCTAGCACTGGTGTCGATATTTGAAGGTTGGTAGAGCTTTGGGATTGCAATATTTCACACGGAGTGTGAAAGGAGTATGCAACGACAGCACATTCTATAATTCATTCGTTTCGAAAAAGTTATTTCAGCAGGCTGCTTGACTTGGTCCTAGCAGACTATGCCTGCGTCCCTCCCTTCCTCTCTTCGTCCAGAAATTATTTACGCTCTTGTAACTGAAGCCCCAGTCCCATGcccaattaaatcttaaaatattcatGCATTCATGCACTATCAAATGAGCAAACATACATAATTAAAGGAAAAACACGCAATGTCAGAATTTAGTCGTTTGttgtgttgcattttattttattttaaaacaatgtacaacaaccaatTTTTCCAATTTTACACCGTCCTGGGGTAGCTTTGCGTGTTGAGCCTCTTATCTAGCAATCCCTGGATTCGGGAGGCAAGGTGGTGTGAATCTATCCGTCCGCAAGCTTGAAAATGGTTTCCTGTCGTTTCTCATTTTCATTTTAGGTAAAAGAGATGCATCGAAGGCGTGCCGAGCATCTCTTCTGAGATTTCCGACAGTAAAAGCCGTAtgctaaataaataatatttcaaattctcCTCATTTAAGCTCAAGCTATTGCCTGCCGGGACGTTCTTCAATACAGAAGAAGTCACAGATGCATACGTGAATGAGGAAATATGGGGAAGTCTAAGGTTGAATACTTCCAGATCCCCTGCATTTTCGCCATCAAAAATTATTCTAGATTCTCTGTCGAACGGAGATCTCCTTAGTCCAAGAGCCCTATcggtaggggactgatcacctcagccgtttagccccatagtgcttggagccatttgaacactgccGGTAAAAATCACGGTGACCCAAAAATTTAGGGCTCGTACATTCCTGGTTACTTCCTCGCTCAAATCCAGACTGAAAGAAGAAGATGGGTGGCACAAAAATGGTGGAAGTTACATCAGGATACTAAACGCTGGAGGCTTGACaaagaaagaaatgttttgtttcatCCACAGCAGCATCTGGTTTCAAGTAACGCGCTGTATACATGGAGCCTGCATACACCTCAGATACTGCGTCTTTTGAAGATTAAATGTCGTACATTAAGGTCGAAGCTTTACGTCGAAAAAACCCAACCTAAATCCAGTTTGCTTTTAAGTGCAGTTTGCAAGTTAAGTGTGATTTCAAGACCTCACTCAAAGCTCAAACAAGTTTTTGTCGTTGTGAGATCTCCAAGGAATCACCATGACGGGCAGATTTTAATGTGGACTACGTGGAGCCGCATTTTATTTACGTGCCTCCATACGAAAGCTGCGCTGTTGTTCTCCACATTAGAAAATATGTCCTACCACTGGATGCGTAACTCAGAAGATGGGAAAAACGCAAAGGATCATGCCTAGTACAGCACTGTATTGTTCAAGCTAACCTTTGAGTTCATGAATGCATTACCCTTATTCTGTAGCATCGTAAATAAGCATACAAAAGAGGAAATTACTGGCTGCTCTGTGACTTTTTGTCTATACTGTTCTGAAGATCCAGAGGTACATGTAATTTTGAAGACACTGGTGTAGATGAAGTGCCCTCAAGCAGGATATTCCTCATCTATGTTGTGTTGACTCCCTCACTGTACTATGACCTCTTCGCTGTACGTACATAGCGGAAAGGCAGATCCTGTATATTTCGGATATCCTCCTTCACTTACAGTGACAACAAAGTGATATTATACTTCGTTGCAGAGCATGTGCGTATTTGACAAAATTGGAAGGCGGCTGTAAGAGACAAGGCGAATTTCAGAATGCACATAATACCATAGTGTACATTATCTCTACACACAGTGAGTGCCCTCGCTGTTGAGGCACAGATCTAACTATCAGCGGAGACAGCAATAACTGAGACTCAACAAGCTAAATCAGTAACATTTATTATTTGGCAGCAGAGTAGTTCATTCCAGCTACTGAGGCATTGCTCATTCTTAGTCTGGGTGTATCATAACGATTCTGCTCTTGGACACAGTGTTTCCTCGACTAACGAGAAGAATCACCACTACGAGAGATTTGCAGTACAAACAACAGAACCTCATAGCTTGAAACCGTGCACCCAATTTGGAAATGAAAAGGCAGCCTATGGCTTGTATGAGTAAATTCGCTCTGTTTTCTTAAAGGCAGTAAGAGTTAAACACTTGTTAAATTTTGTTATCTCTTTAGAAATCGTATCAAAGGTGATAAAATGGAACAAACAGCAAGTAACTTAAGTCTGGCTCTAACATCTAAGTTTGAAAATATTCAAATCGTAGctctttagacatttttgaatacaTTACTGTGTATTTAATCATTTTGAAATATCCTGATATTTTATCATTGTCATGGTTTTTCATTAGgttatttatttgacaagattttaTATATTAATGTTCTCAACGACAACAACGAAGTTACATATAAGAACGACGAGACTGCTGATTTAGGTGCTATAAACATTGATAAGAAAACTATATTGGACATACCTTCCTGATCGTGAATTAGTGTTGAGCGTTCCAAACAAGTCGCATTGAACACCCAACTCACCCAGAACGGCGCAGTTGTTGGCAGCGTTCCCTCCTGGTCTCAGTTCTCGAGTAACAACCCTGTCATGAAATTCAAAAAATACTGCACAAAGAACAAGTGAAAAACATAAAATGGCTTCTGAATATTGTGATATGTATGTATAAGTCATACACTCATATAGTTATCAAAGTTTAGAATATATGAGGAATTCTGCGAACTGAgcatagcacattgcaaggcatccaagatatgcacaatgatgtacatgtctggggagtttggtgggcagagaAAGTGCtttaactcggaagagtgttcctggagacactctgtagcaattctggacgtgaagaGTGTCGCGTAGTTCTGCTGGAATGcacaatccgtcggaatgcacaatggacatgaatgaatgcaggtgatcagacagtttgcttatacgttcgtgtcacctgtcagagtcgtatctagacgtatcaggggtaccatgtcactccaactgcacaagccccacatcattacagagcctccaccagcttgaacagtcccctgctgacatgcaaggtccatagtttcatgaggttgtctccatacccgtgcatgtccatccgctcgatataatttgaaacgagactcgcccgatcaggaaacatgtttccagtcatcaacagttcaatgttggtTTGACGgactcaggtgaggcgtaaagcttcgtgtcgtggagtcatcaagagtacacaagtggacctttggatctgaaagaccatatcgatgatgtttcgctgaacggttcgcacgctgacacttattgatggcccagcagtgaaatttgcagcaatttgcggaagggttgcacttttgtcacgttgaacgattatcttcaatcGTCGTtaatccctttcttgcaggatcttcttccggccgcagcgacgtcggagatttgatgttttaccggattccttatattcacagtagactcgtgaaatgatagttcgggaaaatccccacttcatcgctacctcggaaatgctgtgttccatcactcgtgcaccgaccataacaccatgctcaaactcacttaaatctagacaacctgccattgtagcagcagtaaccgatctaacaactgcgccagacacttgttgtcctacataggcgttgccaaccgcagcgccgtattctgcatgtttacgtatctctgtatttgaatacgcatgcctacaccagtttctttggcgcttcagtatatatgtaGAATATATAACAGCAGAGAGTCGCGCAAACACTGGTTCCACCAACGACAACACTGGGCTTAGGACACTCGCCATGTCGTGTTTCGAAGTGACTTCCTGTTCAACGTTCACCATCACGACGGACGTGCCCCTGTGTGGGACCTCCAAGGAAAACGATTATTGCCAGATCGCATTCGTCGTCGTCATATGGGCCCaacacctgacgtgatggtatgtgATGCTATTGGCTACACAGTACTGTCACCTCCTTTTCGCACAGCCATTGAATGGGATAGCAGACGTTACATTCCTGAAGTTGTAAGGTCGGTGGTTGTGCTCTTCGTTTGAGGTCTCCTTGCCATAATCTTTGCACAAGATATGGCATGACCAATAACATGCCCTACAtcaatactgacaagggaaccttcgcacgcacccccctcagatttagttataagttggcacagtggataggccttgaaaaactgaacaaagatcaatcgagaaaagattgtgtggaactatgaaaaaaataagcaaaatatacaaaatgagtagtccatgcgcaagataggcaacatgaaggacaGTGGGAgatcagaagcgccgtggtcctgtggttagcgtgagcacctgcggaacgaaaggtccttggttcaagtcttcatagttccacacaacttcttcctattttttcgattgatctgtgttcagtttttcaaggcctatccactgtgtcaacttataactaaatctgagggggtgcgatgaggaggttcccttgtgagggttTTAAACTGTTGCCTTGCGAGCTCATTCTCCGTATTCTCACCAGTTGGAAACATTTGATTATAGAAACTAGCACGTCACCAGTCGCCAGCAGCTACGATTGACTGAGTGTTGAAGCAGCGTGGAATGATACGAGTATGCCCAATGTGTCTACCAAATTCAGTTCGATGCGATGCCCAGctatactaatgctgtatctgccaGAAGTGGCAGTCCTACAAATTCATTTAGCACCCtgaacacctacaaatttaatcaagtATTTTTCCTATTGTGCTGTatgtgcacaataagtaaaattcgtTACATCATACCCTTCCTGGTGCTGCAGTTTTCTTGGTTAATAGTGTACTTGTTTCGTGAAACGGGGTTCTATTACTCATCTAGTTAGAAAACAATAAACACTCACGAGCAGCCGAGTTAGACTCACATACCTTGTAGAGTGTAGCATCCCTCACCTTTTGACGACAGAGACGACGCATCTTAGTATGACCCCACAAAACATCAAATACATTGAAAGCCATTCTCATCTATAATCACTCAACCACAGCCTATAACTTGCGAGGATTGCTGGGAATGTGTGCCTACGGCGTACCACATGTGCTaaatagtacactactggtcattaaaattgctacaccacgaagatgacgtgctacagacgcgaaatttaaccgacaggaagaagataccgtgatatgcacatgattagtttttcagagctttcacacaaggttggcgacagtggcgacacctacaacgtgctcacgtgaggaaattttccaatcgatttctcatacgcaaacagcagttgaccggcgttgcctggtgaaacgttgttgtgatgcgtcgtgtaaggaggtgaaatgcgtatcatcacgtttccgactttgataaaggtcggattgtagcctattgcgatttctgctcgcgttggtcgagatccaatgactgttagcagaatatggaatcggtgggttcagaagggtaatacgaaacgccgtgctggatcccaacggcctcgtatcactaccattcgagatgacaggcatcttatccgcatggctgtaacggatggctgtgacggatcgtgcagccacgtctcgatccctgagtcaacagatggggacgtttgcaagccaacaatcatctgcacgaacagttcaaatggttcaaatggctctaagcactatgggactcaactgctgtggtcattagtcacctagaacttagaactacttaaacctaactaacctaaggacatcacacacatccatgcccgaggcattattcgaacctgcgaccgtagcagtcgcacggttccggactgcgcgcctagaaccacgagaccaccgcggccggctacgaacagttcgacgacgtttgcagcagcatggactatcagctcggagatcatggctgtggttacccttgacgctgcaccacagacaggagcgcctgcgctggtgtactcaacgacgaaccagggtgcacgaatggcaaaacgtcatttttaggatgaatccaggttctgtttacagcatcatgatggtcgcatccgtgtttgacgacatcgcggtgaatgcacattggaagcgtgtattcgtcatcgtcatactggcgtatcatccggcgtgatggtatgggatgccattggtt is drawn from Schistocerca gregaria isolate iqSchGreg1 chromosome 3, iqSchGreg1.2, whole genome shotgun sequence and contains these coding sequences:
- the LOC126354722 gene encoding ketohexokinase-like, which codes for MAASDKRILCVGVICFDELLYCENYPVEDSVEMVVTRELRPGGNAANNCAVLGELGVQCDLFGTLNTNSRSGSFVTEQLESYGVNLKQCEIVEGKELPMSTCIINKRNGSRTILHHSGDWPWVSYEAFLKIDLSRYTWIHLEARNFDQLKKMVKRIHAWNSEERRRIPMSLEIEHYHDHCLEMIPTADLVMVSKDFARALGYKSMSDTLDGLHGYLKPGATLVVPWGEQGAAAKSPEGVFFVPAYPPERVLDTLGAGDTFCAALLSALSGGYPLQHSLHYACQVAGAKVGMHGYRGLRDVLRERGVRCQH